A single Opisthocomus hoazin isolate bOpiHoa1 chromosome 1, bOpiHoa1.hap1, whole genome shotgun sequence DNA region contains:
- the LOC104337289 gene encoding gap junction beta-6 protein, with protein sequence MDWGSLHTILGGVNKHSTSIGKIWLTVLFIFRIMILVVAAERVWGDEQDDFVCNTLQPGCKNVCYDHFFPISHIRLWALQLIFVSTPALLVAMHVAYRRHEKKRQFRKGDQKCEYKDIEEIRRQRFRIEGSLWWTYTGSIFFRLVFEAVFMYAFYFMYDGFRMPRLMKCSAWPCPNTVDCFVSRPTEKTVFTIFMIAVSSICILLNVAELCYLLAKFFLRRSKKAGNAKHHPNHENKETKQNEMNELISDSCQNTVIGFTSS encoded by the coding sequence ATGGATTGGGGAAGTCTGCATACCATTTTGGGAGGTGTAAATAAGCACTCCACCAGCATCGGGAAGATATGGCTCACAGTCCTGTTCATCTTCCGTATCATGATCCTGGTTGTGGCTGCGGAGAGAGTCTGGGGGGATGAACAAGATGACTTTGTCTGCAACACTCTGCAACCTGGTTGCAAAAATGTTTGCTATGATCACTTCTTCCCCATCTCTCACATCAGACTCTGGGCCCTGCAGCTGATCTTTGTTTCCACGCCTGCGTTGCTGGTGGCCATGCACGTAGCTTACAGGAGGCACGAGAAGAAAAGGCAGTTCAGAAAGGGAGACCAGAAATGCGAATACAAGGACATTGAAGAAATCAGAAGACAGAGGTTTCGTATTGAGGGCTCCTTGTGGTGGACGTACACTGGCAGCATCTTCTTCAGACTGGTCTTTGAAGCAGTCTTCATGTATGCGTTTTATTTCATGTATGATGGGTTCCGAATGCCTCGCTTAATGAAGTGTAGTGCTTGGCCCTGCCCCAACACAGTAGACTGCTTTGTTTCTCGACCTACGGAAAAGACGGTGTTTACTATTTTCATGATTGCCGTGTCCAGCATTTGCATTCTTTTAAATGTGGCTGAATTATGTTACTTACTGGCAAAATTTTTCCTCAGAAGGTCTAAAAAAGCTGGGAATGCAAAACATCACCCCAACCATGAGaacaaagaaaccaaacaaaatgaAATGAACGAGTTAATATCTGATAGCTGTCAGAACACAGTTATAGGGTTTACAAGTAGCTAA